The Tubulanus polymorphus chromosome 6, tnTubPoly1.2, whole genome shotgun sequence genome includes a region encoding these proteins:
- the LOC141907342 gene encoding double-stranded RNA-specific editase 1-like, whose translation MSRNNNSGTPQYVRNTRSAYRNAYTGADASPSAAAVPAPAAAPLKSILKSKPATTAPAQKLESTFVKSGTGNAPVQKSGTGAGSAPVQKSAPATVQKSGTGAGSAPVQKSAPATVQKSGTGAGSAPVQQPAPAAVDQKPTPPVQNKSTAPAAAAQKSLVAAALARNIHASIKNEQPPPPGTTENMEQETIQQQVSDALSKLKQESKQETAENGQNGETLKRKGALLDSDVPKKRKKRRKGNKTPSLIPKNALMQLNEIKPGLEFIVIGQTGPVHQPVFTMKVDVNGVRYEGSGNSKQKAKLACAERALQSFIQYPNAFEAHQALGRHCQNGDFTADAMELGAEVLFNNFDPNNPNAEMVAAASVPMDVGVAQMRSPVVPTPQQQLQWKNPVMILNEKRPGLKYEFVGESGQSHSKMFEMSVTVDERTFTGAARNKKQAKSRAAQAALVAIFNMEFPAIPSMQPTAGDGTSQISTELADTIARLVLDKLNELTDGQTSPNARRKVLAGLVLMQDEDVSTARVVCLATGTKCINGECISEQGLALNDCHAEIVTRRSLLRFLYQQLAACVSSDESVLEMNPDSGLYRFKPGYALHLYISTSPCGDARIFSPHEMNKIATAEQQTPTPPTGNGNSADKHPNRKARGVLRTKIESGEGTIPVRADVVQTWDGVMQGERLLTMSCSDKICKWNIVGLQGALLSHFLEPVYLSSIVLGSLYHCDHLSRAIYGRLSDFNEIPQPYRKNQPRLSSVSHPEPRFPGKAPNFSINWCAGDADLEVISTTSGKDQNNMPSRCCKQVLFSSFVYLYPKICGGRADCPRIYSDAKQAVDGYQSTKCDLFDSLRKSDLGSWVKKPVEQDQFGLIS comes from the exons ATGTCGCGAAACAACAACAGCGGAACCCCGCAATATGTGAGGAATACCCGCAGTGCTTACAGGAACGCCTACACTGGGGCAGATGCATCTCCATCAGCAGCTGCGGTACCCGCTCCGGCTGCTGCACCTTTAAAATCCATACTGAAATCGAAACCAGCTACTACTGCACCTGCTCAGAAATTAGAATCCACATTCGTGAAATCAGGTACAGGTAACGCACCAGTTCAAAAATCAGGTACTGGTGCTGGTAGCGCACCAGTTCAGAAATCAGCACCTGCTACAGTTCAGAAATCAGGTACTGGTGCTGGAAGCGCACCAGTTCAGAAATCAGCACCTGCTACAGTTCAGAAATCAGGTACTGGTGCTGGAAGCGCACCAGTTCAGcaaccagcaccagcagcggTGGACCAGAAGCCGACTCCGCCTGTTCAGAATAAGAGTACAGCACCAGCTGCAGCTGCTCAGAAGTCGCTAGTAGCTGCAGCGCTCGCGAGAAATATTCACGCGTCGATTAAAAATGAGCAGCCACCGCCGCCGGGGACGACGGAGAACATGGAACAAGAAACGATTCAACAACAAGTATCGGACGCACTGAGCAAACTGAAACAAGAATCAAAACAagaaacagctgaaaacg GACAAAACGGCGAAACCCTGAAGAGAAAGGGCGCGCTTCTCGATTCCGACGTTCCTAAGAAACGAAAAAAACGGCGCAAGGGCAACAAAACTCCTTCACTGATACCGAAAAACGCGTTGATGCAGTTAAACGAAATCAAACCGGGTTTAGAATTTATCGTCATCGGTCAGACCGGACCGGTACATCAGCCGGTGTTTACGATGAAGGTCGACGTGAACGGCGTCCGATACGAAGGATCGGGTAACTCGAAACAGAAAGCGAAACTGGCGTGCGCCGAGCGGGCGTTACAGTCGTTTATTCAGTACCCGAACGCCTTCGAGGCGCACCAGGCGCTCGGACGCCACTGTCAAAACGGCGACTTCACCGCCGACGCCATGGAACTCGGCGCCGAGGTACTGTTCAATAATTTCGACCCGAATAACCCGAACGCCGAGATGGTGGCGGCGGCGTCCGTACCGATGGACGTCGGCGTCGCGCAGATGCGGAGTCCCGTCGTTCCGACGCCGCAGCAGCAGTTGCAGTGGAAGAACCCGGTGATGATTCTGAACGAGAAGCGTCCCGGTTTGAAGTACGAGTTCGTCGGCGAAAGCGGACAGAGTCACAGTAAAATGTTCGAGATGTCGGTAACCGTCGACGAGCGGACGTTTACCGGCGCGGCCCGTAATAAAAAACAGGCGAAATCACGCGCGGCTCAAGCGGCGCTCGTCGCTATATTCAACATGGAATTCCCGGCTATACCCA GTATGCAGCCGACAGCTGGAGACGGCACGTCTCAAATATCGACCGAACTCGCCGATACGATCGCCAGATTAGTACTCGATAAACTGAACGAACTGACAGACGGACAAACGTCACCCAACGCTCGCAGAAAAGTATTAGCAGGACTCGTGCTGATGCAAG ATGAAGATGTATCGACGGCGCGTGTCGTGTGTTTGGCGACCGGTACCAAGTGTATCAACGGTGAATGTATCAGCGAACAGGGCCTCGCGTTGAACGACTGCCACGCGGAGATCGTCACGCGTCGATCCTTACTGCGATTCCTCTACCAGCAATTAGCCGCGTGCGTCTCGTCCGACGAATCGGTGCTCGAAATGAATCCCGATTCCGGTTTGTACCGGTTTAAACCGGGTTACGCGTTGCACCTGTACATCAGCACGTCGCCGTGCGGAGACGCGCGAATATTCTCGCCGCACGAGATGAATAAAATCGCGACCGCCGAACAGCAGACGCCGACGCCGCCGACCGGTAACGGTAACAGCGCGGACAAACACCCGAATCGTAAAGCGCGCGGCGTCCTGCGCACGAAGATCGAATCGGGAGAAGGTACGATTCCCGTACGAGCAGACGTCGTTCAGACGTGGGACGGAGTGATGCAAGGCGAACGTCTGCTCACGATGTCGTGCAGCGATAAAATCTGTAAATGGAACATCGTCGGTTTACAAG GAGCTCTATTGAGTCATTTTCTCGAGCCTGTTTACCTGTCCAGTATCGTTCTCGGCTCGTTGTATCACTGCGATCATTTATCGCGGGCGATTTACGGTCGATTGAGCGACTTCAACGAAATACCGCaaccgtatcggaaaaaccaaCCGCGACTCAGCAGCGTCAG TCACCCGGAACCGAGATTTCCGGGTAAGGCGCCGAACTTCAGCATAAACTGGTGCGCGGGTGACGCGGATCTCGAAGTCATCAGCACGACGTCCGGCAAAGATCAAAACAACATGCCGTCGCGTTGCTGCAAACAAGTCCTGTTCAGCTCCTTCGTTTATCTTTACCCGAAAATCTGCGGCGGCCGCGCGGACTGTCCGCGTATCTATAGCGACGCGAAGCAAGCGGTCGATGGGTATCAGTCAACGAAATGCGACCTGTTCGACTCGTTGAGGAAATCGGATTTGGGCAGCTGGGTGAAAAAACCAGTTGAACAAGACCAGTTCGGACTGATTAGCTAA
- the LOC141907343 gene encoding WD repeat-containing protein 37-like, producing MPGGDGALKLKSMIRKGRSATDASEVTSVHIDSEQSLIPAHFRCRLDDLFGQIEREFENLYAENLTLQDEVKTLQDRLEATGDRFCTHDNTTESSGAKAKKSGSQISQKIKTTYKASTSRIVSSFKTASTGCQFVREYRGHRDGVWEVNVSCTSPQVVGTASADHTARLYCIETGSCVLQYSGHQGSVNSIRFHPNQELVLTGSGDQTAHIWRAQFNLPINVEPMKSHSSGEDDFESSEKDEALEEPDVLHEYMILRTPLLELSGHTGVIIAADWLAGGEQVVTASWDRAANIYDSESGDLVHSLTGHDLELTDVRAHTQQKLVVTSSKDTTFRLWDLRDKSMQVNVFQGHTQPVTTSVFAGTDKIVSGSDDRTVKVWDLKNMRSPIVTIRTDSAVNRLSVHSSNYNIAIPQDNRHVRVHDILGVRLGRLPRSSRQGHNRMVCAATWCGESQNNMCNLFTCGFDRRVFGWSVNLQPKD from the exons ATGCCCGGAGGAGACGGAGCGTTGAAACTGAAGAGTATGATACGTAAAGGCCGCAGCGCGACAGACGCGTCGGAGGTCACGTCCGTTCACATCGACTCGGAACAGAGTTTAATACCAGCACATTTCAG GTGTCGTTTGGACGATTTGTTCGGTCAAATCGAACgagaatttgaaaatctcTACGCCGAGAATTTAACAT TGCAAGATGAAGTGAAGACGTTGCAGGATCGTCTAGAGGCGACCGGCGACCGGTTCTGTACTCACGACAATACGACCGAATCATCGGGAGCTAAAGCTAAAAAAT ccGGTAGTCAGATATCGCAGAAGATTAAAACGACTTACAAAGCTTCGACGAGTCGAATTGTGTCGAGTTTCAAGACGGCGTCGACCGGTTGTCAGTTCGTACGGGAATACCGCGGACACCGCGACGGAGTCTGGGAGGTGAATGTCTCTTGTACGTCACCCCAAGTTGTCGGCACGGCCTCAGCCG ATCACACGGCCAGGTTATATTGTATAGAGACCGGGTCCTGCGTGCTGCAGTACTCCGGGCACCAGGGCTCGGTGAATTCCATCAGATTTCATCCGAACCAGGAATTAGTGTTAACCGGTTCCGGCGATCAGACCGCGCACATCTGGCGCGCTCAATTCAACTTACCCATCAACGTCGAGCCTATG AAATCACATTCTTCCGGTGAAGATGATTTTGAAAGTTCGGAAAAAGATGAAGCTTTGGAAG aaCCCGATGTTTTACATGAATACATGATTCTACGAACTCCTCTACTCGAGTTATCCGGTCACACGGGGGTAATCATCGCAGCTGATTGGCTAGCCGGCGGTGAACAGGTGGTCACCGCGTCGTGGGACCGAGCGGCGAACATCTACGACTCGGAGAGCGGAGATTTGGTTCATTCGTTAACAG GTCACGACCTTGAACTGACAGACGTGCGGGCGCACACGCAGCAGAAACTGGTCGTCACGTCTTCTAAAGACACGACGTTCCGTCTGTGGGATTTACGCGACAAATCCATGCAGGTGAACGTGTTTCAAGGTCACACGCA GCCGGTGACGACGTCAGTTTTCGCCGGCACCGATAAGATCGTATCGGGAAGCGACGATCGTACGGTGAAGGTTTGGGATTTGAAGAACATGCGATCGCCGATTGTCACAATCAGAACGGATTCAGCCGTCAACAG GTTGAGCGTTCACAGTTCAAATTACAACATTGCCATTCCACAAGATAACAGACACGTGAGGGTTCACGATATACTGGGGGTTAGACTGGGACGTCTACCTCGCAGTAGCAGACAG GGTCACAATCGTATGGTTTGCGCGGCGACATGGTGCGGCGAGAGTCAGAATAATATGTGCAATTTATTCACATGCGGTTTCGATCGCAGGGTGTTCGGTTGGTCGGTCAACCTGCAGCCGAAAGACTAA
- the LOC141907417 gene encoding beta-1,3-galactosyltransferase 1-like, whose protein sequence is MIRPRYKWIVATASLISLFLLYRYLTIVDTEKVPIQTHTDVFDRTTEVTGPSPPIMGYLQDIEFVDSNKSAAICRGNPKTIVIVISSTDNYRQRRVIRSTWASKPTSDIRFAFLLGLSADRLWDRFISLEMDTHGDVILFNMIDTYYGLTLKTGALVKWVRDNCRRAKNVIKIDDDMYLDAGQLTSALDAHAHRKTYFMCRVFKTPPVDRDRKSKYYVSKDVWPAPNFPTHCSGPGYAFTANLVPVMWRTALRMKLFNNEDVWWTGIVAGRIRGVKHIKDKRIYLTPRLKNWCETKPFVVAHGLSPENLLAIWRDKMANKTCPPPK, encoded by the exons ATGATTCGTCCGAG ATATAAATGGATCGTGGCCACAGCAAGCCTGATTTCACTGTTTCTCCTGTACCGATACCTGACAATAGTCGACACGGAGAAAGTACCGATACAAACACATACTGATGTATTCGACCGGACGACTGAAGTTACAGGACCGTCACCTCCTATTATGGGATACCTACAAGACATCGAATTCGTCGATAGCAACAAAAGCGCCGCGATATGTCGGGGAAATCCTAAAACTATCGTGATCGTCATATCGAGCACCGATAACTACAGACAGCGACGGGTAATCCGCTCCACGTGGGCGTCAAAACCAACCAGCGATATTCGATTCGCTTTCCTGCTCGGGTTATCCGCGGATCGGCTCTGGGATCGATTCATATCCCTCGAAATGGATACGCACGGTGACGTCATACTGTTTAATATGATCGACACGTATTACGGGCTGACATTGAAAACGGGCGCTCTGGTGAAATGGGTTAGAGACAATTGCCGACGCGCGAAAAACGTCATCAAAATCGACGATGATATGTATTTGGACGCAGGGCAGTTAACGTCTGCTCTTGATGCGCACGCGCATCGGAAAACGTATTTCATGTGTCGGGTTTTCAAGACGCCGCCCGTAGATCGAGATCGTAAGAGTAAATATTACGTCAGCAAAGACGTGTGGCCGGCGCCGAATTTCCCGACGCACTGTTCCGGACCGGGTTACGCGTTCACGGCGAATTTAGTTCCCGTTATGTGGAGAACGGCTCTGAGGATGAAACTGTTTAACAATGAAGATGTCTGGTGGACGGGTATAGTGGCCGGTAGAATACGAGGCGTTAAACACATCAAGGATAAACGTATCTATTTGACGCCTAGATTGAAAAACTGGTGCGAGACCAAACCGTTCGTCGTCGCGCACGGACTTAGCCCCGAAAATCTGTTGGCTATATGGCGGGATAAAATGGCCAATAAAACTTGTCCTCCGCCAAAATAG